Part of the Pseudomonas sp. M30-35 genome is shown below.
TAGTTCTGCTCGTTCGATTAACGCTATGGCGCGCGCATCGATGGGTGCCAGCAGAGGATTAACGGTTATGCTCGCATCAACACCTTCAAGCACGTCGTGCTGCTCATTCACCCGCAACAGATTGGCAAGTTTGTGAGCGACTAAACCGACAACTCGGTCACCTAGGCGAAAACGCGTGGCATGAGTGCCAACTTGAGTAATGGTACCGACCACTCCGACGGGGCAAGAGGTTGCCAGTTGCACGCCAAAATATTCGACGCGTAACTGATACTCGTGCGCGCCCAACGGATGCGTGGGTAATAGTGTGGCGTGATAACTGTTTGGCGTGAGAGATAGCTCGATCGGGTCGTCGGCGCTGGCACAGGTACTAACAATTTTTGCTGTGCGCAATTGGCCACTGAGAATCAATGACGCAGCGAAACGTTTGTTGTCGCGCAGTGCGAGCTCATCAATTTGCTGCACTGCTACCGCTTCGGCAACCACGCGGTTAGCCGTGTCAGTGGCGGCATCTGTGCTGATATCGATTGAGGCAACATCGAGGTTGTTCAGCTCGTTACGTGCCGCGCGCAGGAAGCCCGCAACTGAGGTTTGATCCGGCTGCACGGCGTCACTTGGCAGCACGCAATGCGCATCACGTGTAATAACCCGTACTGGCAACCGGCGTTGTTGGCGCGCCAGTGTTTTCAGAGTGGCGAGCAGGTGACAGATATTTTCCGTGCTTAAACCAACATCGGTTTCCGGGCTATATCCGGCAACGATAATGGCGCGTGTCACCTCGCCTAGATACTCGAAATCGTGCAGTTGCTGCCAGCTGCATTGGTGCACTTGCTTGACGTTTTGTTTGGCAACTTTTGCCAATGTTTGCGGCAGCGGATCATCAGATCCGCCGATGATCAACAGCGTGCAATTCACTTCGCTTTCAGCACTTAATTCAGCTTGTTCAAGCCAGGTGCGCTGATAATCGCCCTGTGGATAACCGTCACCGCTTTCACCGCCGCTGAGTGAGCGGCACAGCAAGCCTTCTATCCGCGCTAACAAATTTCCTTCGGTATCGCACAGCTCAAAATCACAGATCACTTGCGTGACATTCTTTTCAACAATCTGGGCCCGACAAATAATGCTTTCAGGAAGTGCTGCATAGACTTCCAGCGCACGCAAAGACACCGGTAAATATGCACCGTCACTCGTACTCATCAGACTCAGCGCTATCTGCAAGCAACCATCAAGGAGTGATGGATGGAGGACGTAGGCACTGGCTTTCTCGCCAGCAGATTCTGGGCGTTGCAGAGTGGCAACGGCGATGCCTGCGTCCAGGTTGCGCTGCAATGTTTGGATCGATTGAAATGCGTGGCCGTACTGCAATTTCAAGATGGCCAGGTGCGCGTATAACTGTTGTGGGTCGAGCTGTTCCATCAGCAGGTCTTGCGCTACGTTTATCTTTGAGGCCGCGGCTGCACCGTTGTAGGGATAGAGGTTCGCTTGTGCGTGGAGCAGGCCTGTCTCGCGGCTGCCGGCTTCTTTCGAGTGAAGTCGTGCGTGATGGGTGGTCGGGTCGACTTGCGTGTGCAGATGTAAGGCGCGGCTCTGATCAATCAACAACGCCTGATGAATATGCACATCGCGGATGATCAGCCCTTTGCTTTCAGGCCAGAGCTGGCGTGCTTTCTCACACAGTGCTTCGAGATACCCGGCTGCGGGCATGATGGCAGAGCCGTCAACTACGTGGTCGAGCAAGTAGTTGAGGCTGCGCAAGTTGAGATCTGCCCCGCCTTTTTCGGCACTTAGCGGAGCCTGTTGTGGTTCAAGACGGTCATTGATTTGATGGCTGGATTCATTCCACAAAATCTGGCGCTGCCAAGGATAGACCGGCAGGTTTACCAATGATCCAGGCCCGGTGCGAGCGGCCCAATCGATATCACCACCCTGCGCGAAGACTTCGGCTATGGCGCGGCGAACAGCTGTTTGCTCAGGCTTGTTTATCCACAGGGTTGAAGCAATGCGCGGCACGAGGTTGCGCGCAGTGCATATTTCTTCAAGAGAACGGCGCAGAACGGGATGCGGTCCAACTTCAACGAACAAGGTGTAGCCGTCATCAATCATCGAGTTGATTGCATCAGCGAAATAAACCGGATTGCGCACGTTGTCGCACCAGTATTCGGCGTCAAAACCTAAGTGATGGTTTGGGTCTTGATTGATCAGGTTAGCGGTGACGGTTGAGTACAGCGGAGTGATCGATGGCTGCGGTTCAAGGCTCGCCAAGGAACTGCGCAACTCAGGTTTGAGTGGCTCCATCAAGGGGCTGTGATAAGGCACTTCAACATCGAGCATGCGGGCGAATATCCCCTCGCCTTCACACTGCGTACAGATTTGTTCGAGCGCGGTTTTGTCGCCCGCGATGGTCAGGCTTTTGGGCGAGTTGATAGCCGCTAACGAGACAAGGTTGGCATAGGGTTCAAGTAATTTGCTGGCTTGTTCTTCGGACATGCCCAAGGCGAGCATGCCGCCGGTGTCAGCGGTTGTAGCCTGAATGCGGCTGCGGTGATAACTAACCGACAGTGCTTGCTCAAGGCTCAAAGCGCCTGCTGCCCAGCCTGAGGCGACCTCGCCAACTGAGTGGCCAACCACTGCATCGGCGCTGATACCTTCCGCTTTAAGCAGGGCGGTAAGGCCAATTTGAATCATCAGGTTGGCAGGTTGGGCAAACTCGGTTCGTTTTATTTGTGAATCGTCTTCATCGCGCAGCATTTCCTGCAGAATTGAAAAGCCAGAGATACCCACGAAAACATCATCGGCAGCCTCAAGTGTCGACCTGAATAAGGCACTGCTGTGTAACAGCTCTCGGCCCATACCCCACCATTGCGGGCCCATGCCGGTGTAGACGAAAGCAATGCGTGAGCTGGCATTGAATGGGCGAATACCTTCGACGGCCTGGCTTTCGTTGTCGGCTGCAAAAGCATGCAGTGCTTCAGCGATCTCTGCATGGGTTTCGCCCCATACAGCCACCCGGTTACTCATGTGTGAGCGGCGTAAGCTGGTGCTGTACAGCAAGTCGCCTAGCGCAGGTGAGTTGGGTTGATCCATCATTTCGGCGAGCTGCTTGGCGCGCTCGCGCAGGGCTTTTGGGTCCCGCGCGGAGAGTGGCAACAGTTTGAATGATGCAGTTGTCGGTGCCGCGTTTGGTACGGACACGGTCACCGGGTTAGCGCTGACAATCACGTGAGCATTGGTGCCGCCGTAGCCAAAGGAGTTAATCGCAATGCGTTGCGGCTTGCTTCGTAGGCTCAGGGGAGTCGGCTTGCGGGGTAGCAGCACTTCATTGGGGATCTTCGGGTTTATCGTTTGCAGATCTGCGACCGGAGGCACAATGTTATGGCGCAGCATTTCGACCGATTTAATAACGCTGGCGATACCCGCAGCTGCCTCAAGGTGGCCAATGTTGGCTTTGACTGAACCCACCACGCAGCCGCCATCACGCCCGTAAACGTGAGCAATTGCGCGTGTTTCGAGCGGGTCTCCAATCGGTGTTCCGGTGCCGTGGGCTTCGATGTAATCGATATCGCTAGCTCCTAACCCGCACGATGCGAGTACGCGTTGCATCAGCGCTTGTTGGGCTGCTGGATTGGGCACCGTAATTCCGCTGGTGCGCCCATCCTGATTAACCCCAACGCCGTCGATCAGCGCCAGGATGTGGTCGCCATCACGGATCGCATCGGCATAGTTCTTCAGTACGACTACACCACCACCCTCACCTCTGCCGTAACCATCGGCGCGTGAATCAAAGCTTTTTGAGCGCCCGTCTTTGGCCAGAAAACGGCCTTTGGACATGGCTATCGAGTACTCGGGACGCAAAATAAAGTTGGCACCACCGACGAGTGCGGTATCGCACTGATGGCTTTGAATCGCGTTAACCGCTTGAGCCAATGCAACCATCGAGGATGAACACGCTGTATCAATCGACAAGCTCGGGCCGCGGAAATCAAATGCGTAGGAGATCCGGTTCGAGAGCATGGTAAGTGTTGCGCCTGCTGCGCTATTGGCGCCGATGTTTTGCCGAGAGCTTGGGCTGAACTGATTCAGCAGATGGTCAACGGTAAAGCCACCCACAAACACACCGGTCTGCGAACCAGCCATGTTTTCAATATCCAATCCGGCGTTTTCCATGGCCTCCCAACTCAACTCGAGCAATAGGCGCTGCTGTGGGTCCAGGGCTTCAACTTCACGCGGTGAGAAATTGAAAAAATCAGCATCGAATGCACGAAAGTCATAGTCCTGTAGAAAGTGCCCTGAACACACATAGGCTTTCCCTGCGACATCCTTTTCATTGAGAAATTTGTCGACTGACCAACGATCTTTTGGCACTAGGCTGACGTAGTTTTGACCGGTTAGAAGGTTGTTAAAAAATACCTCGGGGGTATTCGAACCGCCCGGAAAACGACAAGCAGAGCCGATCAAGGCAACCTGGTTTGAGCCAGTATTAGTTGACATATGTTGTGCCCCTTAAATCCATTTAAATTGACAGCGTTCATTGCAAAGCGCTAGCAAGGCATAGTGCGATTATCTTAAGTTGCAGGCTGATTGGTTGATCGGTAGAGGATTACGAGTTGATATAAATTCCAATTTATAGCAATACGTAGTCCTGCCAAATAATAGCAATGGCATATCAATATCATTTATGCATTAAGTTTCAGTAGCGGCTTAACAGTGCTCCTGTAATAGGCTCCTGTGGAACATTAAACGCCTATGCCTTCTAACGCGCATAGATAGAAACGCGATTGTATGACTGTATATTAATGTGCCTGTACTGGCTCTTTGTATAATTAATACAAACGACAGTGACAGACAGGTCTTGCGATGTTTAGGTCGTGGTTATAAGTAACTTTAGTATATTAAACTCATTCTCCATGAAAATGATATGCAGGCAATGTGCAGCTAAATGGATATCAATTTAGCTATAGGTATGGGAGTACCTGTATAAACAACGGAACTATTCTTTTTTAGACCAATCATTAGAGTGGTTGATGTTATATGGCCGTCACTAAATGCGATTGTTTAATGCTTTATGGAGGGTGTCTGCTGGGAGGGAAGTATATTCAATACAAACTTTGGAATAGTGAGCAAGTACTTAAGCAAACTCTCAATGAGCATGCCTAATAAGACTAAGACATAGATCAGAGCGGTCTGGTAACAGCTATTTGCAGCACACTATATTGTGGCAACAGGATGATTTGCGGGCACTCAAACCATACTGCCCAGTAGCCAGTCCCTTAGCTTCTGGTGGAGATGCTGGGTTAACCGACGTGCTAAACGTTCTGAAAATGCAATTGTGGCTGCGCAGGACTGCTCAGTCTCAATTGATTGCGGTTGAGATAGGTATCAGCGCCTACGGTTTGCTCTGGCGCCAGCAGGCTACCCGACAGGGGATAGGATTGACCCAGGATGCTCAGCCTCCGGCGCTTGCTGACAAACACAGCCTAACTAAACGTATTCTGACCAACATGACCTGGCCAACATGCTCTGACAAACATAGTCTGGCGGACGGATCCGGTTGGTTCGCTATGGTTATGTGGGGGGCGGCCTAATACTGCACTCAAGGCACTGGCTGAGCAGTGCCCTCGCCTCGGTAACAGCACGCTGAGTCGGTGTTTCACGGGTAATTGATAGTCACCACATACGAACCGGTTCGAATCGTCTCACCCGCAGCATCGATCAGTACGTACTCCTGGCCATGTTCAGTGTCGGGCGGCTCTTTGTTGGTGATGAGCTTGGCTTCGACGCTGGAATCATTTGCCGTTGCAACACGGGTCACTGTGGCGACGCGTTTCACCTCGAGCATGTTGCCTGCGGAGATGACTAACGGACAGCCTTGAAGCTTCAGCGTGAGATCCGCTGAAACCTTCGCGCTGCATGGAGGCTCAACAATCATTCCTCGTATATTGATACTTCCGGTCATCGGGGCAGCAGCCACCGAGTACGGCCCAACCAAAATAATGTACAGAAATTGGCAAAGCAGTAATCGCGTTCTGTTCATCTAAGCTATTCCTATGTGTATTAGGAAGTGCTTCGTCAGCGTAGACGATTACTTTAGAGAAATGAGGAAATGGTATTCCAGTTGTTGGCCACATCCAGAGGACGCATGTCTTCGAGTTAGCGGCGAGGATAAGCTTCGCCGCTAGGCTGCGTACCGTTCTGCAGCCCTTGTGCGTGGCGCTTCAGCCCTTGTTAGCGGAAACGGCTGGCAGCGCTAAGAATATGAAGAAACGGCAGATTTGAGCGGGTTTTGAGTGGCGCCGGTTATCAGCAGCGGCCATGAAGAACTAGTCTAACGATGTGGGCTTAAGTCAGGGCTATTTCTACGTTTAGCCAAAAACTCGAGTCAGCTATTACCAACGCTCAAGGGTGGTTTGAGACGGTGGTCTGAAGTCATTGGCTAAATCATTAAAGTAAAAAATGCAGTCTGACTCGCTGCATTCACCGCGTTTTTTACCCTGTCTAAAGTGGCTGATCTACCGGGTTGGCAGCTGCTTCATCGCGCAAGCAGCCAATATCACGCTGCGCCTGGCTTACCCATGCGAAGGCCCGGTCGTTCAGTTCGGCGATGGCGCGGGGGCCAGTGCCTTCTGCGTACATTGGCCCGCCAATGATTACCTGAATAGTGCCCGGCTTTTTAGCCCAACCCTCTTTGGGCCAGTACTTGCCAGCGTCGTGCGCGATTGGCAGAACCGGCAAGTTGGCATTCACCGCAAGCGATGCGCCGCCGCGTGAGAATTTGCCAATCTGTCCGGTTGGGATGCGCGTGCCTTCAGGGAATACCAGCACCCAGCAGCCGAGCTTTAGTCGTTCATGGCCCTGTTTTGCAAGCTGCTTGAGTGCGGCCTTAGGGTTACTGCGGTCAATTGCGATGGGCTTGAGCATGGCCATTGCCCAGCCGAAGAACGGCACATACAACAGCTCACGCTTGAGCACTTGGCTGAGTGGCTCAAACAAGGCCGAAAGAAAGAAGGTTTCCCAGGTGCTTTGGTGCTTGGAGAGAATCACGCAAGGCGTCTCCGGGATATTCTCGAGGCCTTTGACTTCGTATTTGATACCAACCATGGCGCCGGTTAGCCAAACTGCAAAACGGCACCAGTTCTGGTTCACGAAGCGGTAGCGTGCGCGAAATGACAGGAACGGCACGATGAAAAAACTCAGGGTGCACCAGAGAAATGAACTGGTCGCCAGCAGGATGTAGAAGAATAAAATGTTGATAGCCCGCAGTGTCGACATAAGTGCATTTACCGTCGCGGACAACCCGCGCTTTATTGATTAAGTAATTGTCTGGCAACTGCTGCCAGATCATCGAATATCAAGGTATTGGCTGGCAATCCTTTGGCCAGTGTGCGCTCGCCTTTGCCGGTTTTTACTAAAACTGGCTGACAATCGACGGTTGTGGCCGCTTGCAGGTCACCACTGCTGTCACCCACAAACCATACGCCCTTCAGTTCTACCGCATAATGCGCGGCGATGCTGTGGAGCATGCCTGGTTTCGGCTTGCGGCAAGCGCAACCTTCATCCGGCCCGTGTGGACAATACAGGATCAAGCCAATTTCACCGCCCTGCTCTGCAACCAGTTGGCGCATGCGCTGGTGCATGGCATCAAGTTCAGCTACGCCGTAGTAGCCGCGTCCGATGCCTGATTGATTGGTGGCAATCGCGATGGTCCAGCCAGCTTTGGATAAGTCGGCAATCGCGGTGATCGAACTGGGGATGGGAATCCATTCTTCAACGGATTTGATGTACGCGTCGGAGTCGTGATTGATCACGCCGTCGCGGTCGAGAATGAGTAGCTTCATGGTGCATCTCTCTAGTGTTTAAAGCTTAACCGCGCGGCGCTGCTGTCTAGGCAGGCATGCCGCGCGGTTAACCTGCGTCAGCTCAGGACCGAGATGTCCGCAACACCGAGGAACAAACCCCGTAGCTTAGCCAGCAAGGCGTAGCGGTTGGCGCGCACATTGGCGTCTTCAGCGTTGACCAGTACGGTCTCGAAGAAGCTGTCTACCGGTGTGCGCAGCGTCGCCAGCTTGGCCAGTGCTTCGTTGTACATGCGCGCTTGCGCCAACGGCTGTACTGCCTGCTCTGCCTGCTGAATTGCAGCGTTGAGGGCGAACTCGCTTGGGCTGTCGAAGTAATGCGCGGCAATGCTCTTGGCAATGTTGCCTTCAGCTTTGCTGAGCAAGTTCGAAACGCGCTTATTGGCCGCAGCCAGCGCTTCAGCTTCAGGCAGTTTGCGGAACGCTTGTACCGCTTGCACACGCTGATCAAAGTCGAGTGGCGAGACCGGGGTTACCGCGCGAACAGCCTGGTAAACCGCAACGTCAACACCTTGGTCCTCATAGCGCGCGCGCAGGCGGTCAAAGATGAACTCCTGCACTTGTGCGGTGAGGCCAGCCGTCTTGATTTTGTTACCGAACTGCTTGATCGCGAATTCAACGGCGTCTGTCACATCCAGCTCAAGCTCTTTCTCGATCAGGATACGCAGCACGCCCAGCGCAGCACGACGCAGTGCGTAGGGATCTTTGCTGCCGGTTGGCAGCATGCCGATACCAAAGATACCGACCAGCGTATCGAGCTTGTCAGCCAGCGCTACGGCTGCACCGGTCAGCGTGCTTGGCAGTTCAGCGCCAGCGCCGCGCGGCATGTATTGTTCGTTCAATGCCAGTGCAACGTCTTGCGCTTCACCGTCATGCTTGGCGTAGTAGTAGCCAGCGATGCCCTGCATTTCAGGGAACTCGCCGACCATTTCACTGGCCAGATCACATTTCGACAGCAAGCCAGCGCGGCCTGCACGCTTGGAGTCACCGCCAATCTTCTCGGCGATGTAAGCCGCCAGCGCCGACACACGCTGGGCTTTGTCGTAGACCGAGCCCAACTGCGCCTGGAACACCACGTTAGCCAGACGCTGGTTGAAGGTTTCGAGCTTCTGCTTTTTGTCTTGCTTGAAGAAGAACTCGGCATCAGTCAGGCGCGGACGTACAACCTTCTCGTTACCCGAGATGATTTGCGCAGGGTCTTTGCTTTCAACGTTAGCCACGGTGATAAAGCGTGGCAGCAACTTGCCTTCAGCATCGAGCAGGCAGAAGTACTTCTGATTGTCCTGCATGGTGGTGATCAGGGCTTCTTGCGGCACGTCGAGGAAGCGCTCCTCAAACGAGCACACCAGCGGCACAGGCCACTCAACCAGCGCACTGACTTCATCAAGCAGCGCTGGAGGCACGATCGCCGTGCCGTTTTGCTCGGCAGCCAGTTGCTCAACGCGCTTGCTGATTTGCTCACGGCGCTCAGCAAAGTCTGCAATTACATAGGCTTTGCGCAGGTCTTCGGCATAGTTAGCGGGTGCGCTGATGGCAACTTCAGTGTTGTGATGGAAGCGATGGCCACGGGATACCCGACCGGCAGTTTGCGCCAGAATCTCGCAATCAAGCACGGTGTCGCCAAACAGCATCACCAGCCATTGGCTTGGACGTACAAACTCGGTACGTCGTGCACCCCAGCGCATGCGCTTGGGAATTGGCAGGTCGTTGAGCGAGGTTTCGACAATCTCGGGCAAGAGTTGCGCAGCTTGTTTACCGGCAATGGTCTGGCTGAAACGCAGCTTTGGACCGCTGGCGTCGATCTCGGACAGGTCAACGCAGCACTTGTTGGCGAAGCCCAGCGCGGCTTGAGTCGGATTACCCTCGGCGTCGAACGCCGCTTTAACTGGCGGGCCGTCAAGGTTCATCACGCGATCAGGCTGCTCGGTGTCGAGCTGCTCAACCAGCACCGCCAAACGGCGTGGCGCGGCGTAGTAACGGGCTTTGGCGTAATTCAGGCCAGCCGCTTTCAGGCCTTTTTCAACTCCGGACAAAAATGACTCGCCTAAAGTTTTCAGGGCTTTTGGCGGCAACTCTTCAGTGCCAAGTTCTACCAGAAAGTCTTGTGCACTCATTCTGCAGCCTCCAGCTTAGCCAGTACTTCATCACGCAATTCAGGGGTGGCGAGCGGGAAGCCGAGCTTGGCCCGAGCTTGCAGGTAGCTTTGGGCAACGGCGCGAGCCAGTGTACGTACACGCAGAATGTATTGCTGGCGCGCAGTTACCGAGATCGCCCGGCGCGCATCCAGCAAGTTGAAGGTGTGCGAAGCCTTGAGCACCATTTCATAGGTCGGCAGCGGCAACTCAAGCTCGATCAAACGGTTGGCTTCGGACTCATAGAAGTCAAACAGCTCAAACAGTTTCTCAACGTTGGCGTGCTCGAAGTTGTAGGTCGATTGCTCGACTTCGTTCTGGTGGAAGACATCGCCATAGGTGACTTTGCCGAACGGGCCATCAGCCCACACCAGGTCATACACCGAGTCTACGCCCTGAATGTACATGGCCAGACGCTCAAGACCGTAGGTGATCTCGCCTGTGACCGGGTAGCACTCAATGCCACCGACTTGCTGGAAGTAGGTGAATTGGGTGACTTCCATGCCGTTGAGCCAGATTTCCCAGCCCAGACCCCAGGCGCCGAGTGTTGGCGATTCCCAGTTGTCTTCAACGAAACGAATATCGTGCACCAGCGGGTCGATACCGATGGCTTGCAGCGAACCCAGATACAACTCCTGGAAGTTTTCCGGGTTAGGTTTCAAGACCACCTGAAACTGGTAGTAATGCTGCAGACGGTTGGGGTTCTCACCATAACGGCCATCAGCCGGGCGACGGCTTGGCTGTACGTAGGCGGCGTTCCAGGTCTCAGGACCAATCGAACGCAAGAATGTAGCGGTGTGGAAAGTGCCAGCACCGACTTCCATATCGTATGGCTGCAACACAACGCAGCCCTGCTCAGCCCAGTATTTCTGCAGGGCGAGAATCAAATCTTGGAAGGTGCGCACGGCAGGCGTAGTCTGGCTCACGAAAAATTCACCTGTTTTGGCTGCGACAGAAAGAGCAGGAGTATACCGCAAACCACGTGGCCTAGACCTGCTAGGGATTGTCTTATGACTCGTTGTTTCTGGTGTTCTGAAGATCCGCTGTACATGGCTTACCACGATGAAGAATGGGGTGTGCCCCTTACTGACCCCGATAAGCTCTTCGAGTTGCTGATGCTTGAGGGTTTTCAGGCCGGTTTGTCGTGGATCACGGTGCTGAAAAAGCGTGAGCGTTACCGCGAGGTTCTGCATGGCTTTGATGTTAAGCGTCTGGCCAAACTGAGCGATGATGAAATCGAAGGATTAATGCAAGATCCTGGCATTGTGCGTAATCGCCTCAAGCTCAAGGCTGTTCGGCAAAATGCCTTGGCGTGGCTAAAGCTTGAGGACCCAGCCAAGTACTTGTGGTCGTTTGTTGATGGCAAGCCACTGATCAACCATTTCAGCGAGCGCGCCGAAGTCCCAGCCATCACGCCGCAAGCCGAGGCCATGAGCAAAGCCCTGAAAAAGGCCGGGTTTAACTTTGTCGGGCCAACCATTTGCTACGCCTTCATGCAGGCCAGCGGCATGGTGATGGACCACACCACAGACTGCTTTCGTTACCCACAGCTGGTTAAAGCGTGAGCCGCAAATAAGCGTGCGCGGGCGTAGAACGGTACAATAGGCTTTTTGATCTCGGGGGGAGTGGCCTGTGGAGAAGTTCAAAGGTGCGCTGGTCGTAGGTTTTTTGCGCCTGTTTGCCCTGCTGCCATGGCGCGCAGTGCAAGCAACGGGTGCTGCAATCGGCTGGTTGATGTACAAGCTGCCTAATGGCTCGCGTGAAGTCGCCAGCACCAATCTGAAGAAGTGCTTCCCGGAGCTTAACGAGGCTGAGCATCAGAAATTACTTGGCGAAACCTTGCGGGGCATCAGTCAAACCTTGACCGAAAGCGCCTGTGCATGGATCTGGCCAGCGCAAAAGTCGCTTGGTCTGATTCGTGAGGTTGAAGGTCTTGAGGTGCTTGAACAGGCCCTCGCCTCAGGGAAAGGCGTGGTGGGTATCACCAGCCATTTGGGCAATTGGGAGGTGCTCAATCACTTCTACTGCTCGCAGTGCAAACCGATCATCTTCTATCGTCCACCGAAGCTCAAAGCGGTGGACGACTTGCTACAGAAGCAACGCGTGCAGATGGGGAATCGGGTAGCTGCCTCGACCAAGGAAGGCATCCTCAGCGTCATCAAAGAAGTT
Proteins encoded:
- the gmhB gene encoding D-glycero-beta-D-manno-heptose 1,7-bisphosphate 7-phosphatase — translated: MKLLILDRDGVINHDSDAYIKSVEEWIPIPSSITAIADLSKAGWTIAIATNQSGIGRGYYGVAELDAMHQRMRQLVAEQGGEIGLILYCPHGPDEGCACRKPKPGMLHSIAAHYAVELKGVWFVGDSSGDLQAATTVDCQPVLVKTGKGERTLAKGLPANTLIFDDLAAVARQLLNQ
- a CDS encoding 1-acyl-sn-glycerol-3-phosphate acyltransferase — its product is MSTLRAINILFFYILLATSSFLWCTLSFFIVPFLSFRARYRFVNQNWCRFAVWLTGAMVGIKYEVKGLENIPETPCVILSKHQSTWETFFLSALFEPLSQVLKRELLYVPFFGWAMAMLKPIAIDRSNPKAALKQLAKQGHERLKLGCWVLVFPEGTRIPTGQIGKFSRGGASLAVNANLPVLPIAHDAGKYWPKEGWAKKPGTIQVIIGGPMYAEGTGPRAIAELNDRAFAWVSQAQRDIGCLRDEAAANPVDQPL
- the glyS gene encoding glycine--tRNA ligase subunit beta translates to MSAQDFLVELGTEELPPKALKTLGESFLSGVEKGLKAAGLNYAKARYYAAPRRLAVLVEQLDTEQPDRVMNLDGPPVKAAFDAEGNPTQAALGFANKCCVDLSEIDASGPKLRFSQTIAGKQAAQLLPEIVETSLNDLPIPKRMRWGARRTEFVRPSQWLVMLFGDTVLDCEILAQTAGRVSRGHRFHHNTEVAISAPANYAEDLRKAYVIADFAERREQISKRVEQLAAEQNGTAIVPPALLDEVSALVEWPVPLVCSFEERFLDVPQEALITTMQDNQKYFCLLDAEGKLLPRFITVANVESKDPAQIISGNEKVVRPRLTDAEFFFKQDKKQKLETFNQRLANVVFQAQLGSVYDKAQRVSALAAYIAEKIGGDSKRAGRAGLLSKCDLASEMVGEFPEMQGIAGYYYAKHDGEAQDVALALNEQYMPRGAGAELPSTLTGAAVALADKLDTLVGIFGIGMLPTGSKDPYALRRAALGVLRILIEKELELDVTDAVEFAIKQFGNKIKTAGLTAQVQEFIFDRLRARYEDQGVDVAVYQAVRAVTPVSPLDFDQRVQAVQAFRKLPEAEALAAANKRVSNLLSKAEGNIAKSIAAHYFDSPSEFALNAAIQQAEQAVQPLAQARMYNEALAKLATLRTPVDSFFETVLVNAEDANVRANRYALLAKLRGLFLGVADISVLS
- a CDS encoding type I polyketide synthase — encoded protein: MSTNTGSNQVALIGSACRFPGGSNTPEVFFNNLLTGQNYVSLVPKDRWSVDKFLNEKDVAGKAYVCSGHFLQDYDFRAFDADFFNFSPREVEALDPQQRLLLELSWEAMENAGLDIENMAGSQTGVFVGGFTVDHLLNQFSPSSRQNIGANSAAGATLTMLSNRISYAFDFRGPSLSIDTACSSSMVALAQAVNAIQSHQCDTALVGGANFILRPEYSIAMSKGRFLAKDGRSKSFDSRADGYGRGEGGGVVVLKNYADAIRDGDHILALIDGVGVNQDGRTSGITVPNPAAQQALMQRVLASCGLGASDIDYIEAHGTGTPIGDPLETRAIAHVYGRDGGCVVGSVKANIGHLEAAAGIASVIKSVEMLRHNIVPPVADLQTINPKIPNEVLLPRKPTPLSLRSKPQRIAINSFGYGGTNAHVIVSANPVTVSVPNAAPTTASFKLLPLSARDPKALRERAKQLAEMMDQPNSPALGDLLYSTSLRRSHMSNRVAVWGETHAEIAEALHAFAADNESQAVEGIRPFNASSRIAFVYTGMGPQWWGMGRELLHSSALFRSTLEAADDVFVGISGFSILQEMLRDEDDSQIKRTEFAQPANLMIQIGLTALLKAEGISADAVVGHSVGEVASGWAAGALSLEQALSVSYHRSRIQATTADTGGMLALGMSEEQASKLLEPYANLVSLAAINSPKSLTIAGDKTALEQICTQCEGEGIFARMLDVEVPYHSPLMEPLKPELRSSLASLEPQPSITPLYSTVTANLINQDPNHHLGFDAEYWCDNVRNPVYFADAINSMIDDGYTLFVEVGPHPVLRRSLEEICTARNLVPRIASTLWINKPEQTAVRRAIAEVFAQGGDIDWAARTGPGSLVNLPVYPWQRQILWNESSHQINDRLEPQQAPLSAEKGGADLNLRSLNYLLDHVVDGSAIMPAAGYLEALCEKARQLWPESKGLIIRDVHIHQALLIDQSRALHLHTQVDPTTHHARLHSKEAGSRETGLLHAQANLYPYNGAAAASKINVAQDLLMEQLDPQQLYAHLAILKLQYGHAFQSIQTLQRNLDAGIAVATLQRPESAGEKASAYVLHPSLLDGCLQIALSLMSTSDGAYLPVSLRALEVYAALPESIICRAQIVEKNVTQVICDFELCDTEGNLLARIEGLLCRSLSGGESGDGYPQGDYQRTWLEQAELSAESEVNCTLLIIGGSDDPLPQTLAKVAKQNVKQVHQCSWQQLHDFEYLGEVTRAIIVAGYSPETDVGLSTENICHLLATLKTLARQQRRLPVRVITRDAHCVLPSDAVQPDQTSVAGFLRAARNELNNLDVASIDISTDAATDTANRVVAEAVAVQQIDELALRDNKRFAASLILSGQLRTAKIVSTCASADDPIELSLTPNSYHATLLPTHPLGAHEYQLRVEYFGVQLATSCPVGVVGTITQVGTHATRFRLGDRVVGLVAHKLANLLRVNEQHDVLEGVDASITVNPLLAPIDARAIALIERAELCPGQTALVVEGALGDALSQRLINAGVEVSRVTRDFANLPQPRDGQGYDLLAVPLASWSHEIGFFCLASGGLLIDLDHDVSPFALPAHCGRLLRMSNDLGALHADTGYRAALRQAIAEEHSKDIDSDLVFSDLLQTKDIHNLPADWSVLAVATDAQTFDAAVSDQPALKSNGTYLVTGGFGGFGSKVAHWLAHNGAGHIALAGRSGGDSPGAKQLLESLQALGAQVSAHALDIADPGKVKALISAINSQQQPLRGIYHAAGVLADESIEQMQPQVIHSVMQPKAGGAWALHQATTEAGIELEQFVLFSSIANLIGNSRQANYCAANGFLDGLAKLRHSQGLKALSVHLGGIAGTGMLNIDERTSQHLIRIGISMISPPLALQGIARALAKELPQVAISELLSFDKWAAYEAMANNSPCYLELIAASGAASAGDNSLVEQLHHALAEMEQQQASEILQALISEVVAATLKTNVARLKPDLTFDFFGVDSLSSGDIKLQLEQKLGVSYSVIELLGAATIAKLAERALTHIVSTHKNA
- the glyQ gene encoding glycine--tRNA ligase subunit alpha is translated as MSQTTPAVRTFQDLILALQKYWAEQGCVVLQPYDMEVGAGTFHTATFLRSIGPETWNAAYVQPSRRPADGRYGENPNRLQHYYQFQVVLKPNPENFQELYLGSLQAIGIDPLVHDIRFVEDNWESPTLGAWGLGWEIWLNGMEVTQFTYFQQVGGIECYPVTGEITYGLERLAMYIQGVDSVYDLVWADGPFGKVTYGDVFHQNEVEQSTYNFEHANVEKLFELFDFYESEANRLIELELPLPTYEMVLKASHTFNLLDARRAISVTARQQYILRVRTLARAVAQSYLQARAKLGFPLATPELRDEVLAKLEAAE